The genomic segment CGTTGCCCCTCACCTGTCTTGTATCGGTGATGACAAGGCACGTATCGCTGAACTGCTTGATTTGTATAAGGCACAAGGAATTAACCGTATTGTCGCGCTGCGTGGTGACTTGCCATCTGGTCAGGTGGGCCTGGGTGAACTGCCATATGCACAGGATCTGGTTCGCTTTATCCGTGAACATTCAGGTGACCACTTCCATATTGAAGTTGCCGCTTATCCTGAAATGCATCCACAAGCAGACAGCTTTGATAAAGACATTCAGCACTTTGTGGATAAAGTAAATGCTGGTGCCAATGCGGCATTGACCCAGTTCTTCTTTAACCCGGATGCATACTTCTACTTTGTAGACCGTATCCAGAAAGCAGGCATTGATATTCCAGTAGCGCCAGGCATCATGCCGATTACCAATGCCAGCAACCTGATTCGCTTCGCAGATGGTACAGGCGCAGAAATTCCACGCTGGATTCGCAAGCAACTGGCAACTTATGGGGATGACACTGCAAGCATTAAAGCCTTTGGTCATGAAGTCGTCGTAAAATTCTGCGAACGCCTGATTGCTGGCGGTGCACCGAGCCTGCATTTCTACACCATGAATACCACTGATCCAACCCGTCAACTTGTTAAAGACCTCGGTCTTGCATAAGTAAAATACCTGATTTGAGAGTAAAACTTTAATGCCACGTTTTTTTATTGAAGCTGATTTAGCAGTAGATACCACTGTAGAACTGACTGAAACAGTGTTTCATCATTGGGTTAAAGTTTTACGTGCTCAAGTCGGCGAAAAAGCCACCCTGTTTAATGGACAAGGTGGTGAATATGAAGTTGAACTGGTTGAAGTTTCCAAAAAGTCGGCTGCTGTACAGGTCAATAGTTACAACCCTACGGATCGCACACCCAAATTTAAAGCCTTGCTTGGCCAGGTCATGAGTAAAGGTGACCGCATGGATTATGCGATCCAGAAAGCGGTCGAACTGGGTGTATCTGAAATTCAACTTCTAACCTCTGAACGCTGTGAGATGCGCCTGAAATACGACCGCGACCAGAAAAAACTGGATCATTGGCAAGGTGTGGCGATTGCCGCTTGCGAACAGTGTGGAATGAATATTGTTCCTAAAATTTTAGCGCCAATGTCACTTGAAAAATGGCTGGAAACCGATCTTCCTCATACCAAACTGGTGCTAGCGCCAAACAAAGAAGAAATTGATGTTCTGGCGAATGCCACGCTGGATATTGCCTTGCTGATTGGCCCTGAAGGTGGCTTGAGTGAAGCTGAAATCCTAGCGGCGAATACGCAAGGCTTTGTCAATTGGTGTATTGGTGAACGTGTCCTGCGTACCGAAACTGCTCCTGTCGTTGCTCTCTCAATTTTGAATTACACTATTTAAGCGGTCAAAATTGTAAAATTTAGTTATTAATTTTATTGATTTTTATTTATAAGCACTCTACTCTTGAGTCAATAATAATGAAACACATATTGATTGATTTAAGAATCATTCAGGCTTGAATAAAAATTAAAATCTAGGATAAAAACCGTTCAGGACGAATACAAGGCACTTAATTATATGATTGATAATCAAGAGGCTTATATCAAAGAGCACTTGCATCGTGCTCAGATTGCGAACACGCTTCGACATAGCCGATATTTTCTGTTAAGTATCATGATTATTTGCCTCTATATTTTCTGTGTTTATCACATTCAATATAGCTTATCGAATAGTTACTTTAATCTCTGGTTTATCCTGACTGAAATTACCGTCAGCATGTGCTGGCTCATCAATACCCTGTATTTTAAGCCTGAACAATATCAACTAAAAAATGCGCATTACTGGTTACAAATTCAGAGCCTTGCGGTAGGTTGCTGTATCGCTTCCGGTATTTCCCTGATTTATTATTACTTGCCGCAGGCCAATACCAATTTTGATGAAATAGAAGCACTGACTCTATCAGCCTTGCTGTTAATCGTGACCCAAGCTTTCGGTCTGACTTATTTAACCCAGAAGCTCAGTTATTTTTCACTGGTATTTTTGCCTTCATTGGTACCCTTTTTACTCTTTCAATTTTTTCATATCTCAGGTGCCAATCCAGTCTTTGGTCTAGCCTTAAATTTTGCAGTCATTGTGATCCTGCTCTGTGCCAATAGTACCTATCGTATTCATACCCGTACTTCCCGCCTTTATGCAGAAAATGAATTGCTGGTGAATAATGCCGAACAACAGGTCGCCTGGACGGATGAACTGTGCAAACAGCTACAAACGGAAGTCAATAAATCAAAAGATATCGAACTGGAGCTACAACTCAGCAATCAACTACTAGAGCAGAAAGTTCGTGAACGTACTTATGATATTGAACAGATTAATATTGATCTGAAAAACCAGCAGCAAAACCTTGAACTGACTCATGAAATCGCCGGTATCCGTCCATGGGACTGGAATATCAAAGACCGCAGTATTTTGCTGACCAATCATAAAGATGAGAAGGTACAACGGAAATCCAGTGAGCATCATTTGCAGTTACAACATATGATTCATCCCGATGATCTGGCTGCATTCAAAAGCAATATGAAACAGCATCTGCGTGGGAAAACTGAGCGCTATGAAGTAACTTACCGGATTCAGCAAGCGCCGGGAGTCTGGAGCTGGGTACATGATGTAGGCCGGGTGATCAGTCGCGATCCCGAAACTCACCGTCCTTTACGCATGGTTGGAATTTTACGAGATATTCAACAGGAACGTAGTTCTCAAGAACGCTTGAAACTGGCAGCAAGTGTAATTGAGCAGGCGGCTGAAGGAATCTTCATTTTAAATGATGAATTACGTTATATCGAAGTGAATCCTTATTTCGAGAATTTGTCCGGTTTTGAACGTAATGACATCTTGGGTAAATATCTATTTGATATTACTGCGAGTCATAAGTCACAGCAGCGCAGCATTCATTCCAATATCATCAAACAAGTTGTGAAAATCGGTTCTTTTGATGGCGAACTGAGTGAGAAATTCCTGTCTGGCAAAGAGATGCCACTCTGGTTACATATCAATGCAATTACCGATGATGAAGGCCGTATCACTCACTATATCGGCATTGTCTCTGATCTGACTGAACGTAAATTACAGGAACAGCGCCTGTCTTATCTGGAAAATTACGACACACTGACTGATTTACCGAACCGTTTTTACTATAACTACCAGCTGCATCAATATCTGATGACGCAAAAAGATTCCATCAAGAAAATGGCGGTGATCCGACTCAATATCGACCGTTTCCGTCCATTGAATGAATACCTGTCTAATAATGGTGGTGATGAGCTGTTGCGTCAGGTGGCACAGCGCTTACGTCTGACTAATGCTGAAGCCCTGTTTGTGGCCCATCTAAATGGTGACGATTTTGCGATTCTGTATGAAATCTCGCATATTCGCCCGTCTGTACAGGAACACTGTCAACGAATTGCTGAAGCCTTCCAGGCTCCTTTCCATATTTTTGGACAAGATTATGTGATTACCCTATCGATGGGCGTGGCCTTCTATCCGGATCATGGTCGTCAGCTAGATTATTTGAATAACTGTGCTGAACAGGCGCTGAGTGAAGCCAAAAATCTCGGCGGGAATACTATCCATTTTTACTCCAATGAAAATACAGCTTTGCTAGAGCAAGGAATTTTCATTGAACGCGATCTGCGTAAAGCCATCCAAAATGGCGAACTCGTAGTTTATTATCAACCGAAAATTAATTTCAATGACCAGCATATTTATGGCTTTGAAGCTTTAGTGCGCTGGAAACATCCAGAAAAAGGCATCATCCCACCTAGCTTGTTTATTCCTTTAGCCGAACAGACCAGCCTGATTTCCGAGATCGGCCGTTTGGTGATTCAGCAAACTGCCAAACAGATTCGTGAATGGAATGATCTTGGCTTTCATAATATCTGTGTCTCTGTGAATATCGTGGCACAGCAACTGCGTCGTGGTCAGTTACTCGATGATCTGGATCAGGCCATTAGCGAAAACCAGATTTCTGGCACCAGTCTGGAATTGGAAATTACTGAATCTTCACTGATTGAAAACTCTGAATCTGTCAAAAATCTGCTGAACCAGATCAAGCAGCGCCAGATTAATATCTCGCTGGATGACTTCGGAACCGGTTATTCTTCTTTGTCCTATCTTGCCGATTTTCCTATTGACATTCTCAAAATTGACCGCAGTTTTGTCTCTAAAATTGGCGAACATAAACAGGAAGCGATTGTCAGCGCCATGGTTGCGATGGGTAAAGCCATGGGCATGACTGTCGTCGCTGAAGGTATTGAAACTGAAGAACAGCTGCAATATCTACGTGATTTAGATTGTGATATTGCCCAAGGCTACTTCTTCTCCAAGCCATTGCCTGAACTGGAAGCAACTGCGTATTTAGAACAGAATCGCGTCGCTGAAACTTATATATATCAAGTCTAAGTCTATATCTACCTCGAATAATATTGTCGCAAAAATGGTCGACTTTGACTGGGCTAAGTGCTTAACAAATGTTATATTCAGAGCCATAAATGCAATTTTTTACCCGCTTTCTGGGTAATCTTTACAACGATAGAGATACAGATGGACGAACAATCTTTAAAGCAGCAGGCTCTTTACTATCACGAATTCCCTACTCCAGGAAAAATCAGCGTTACACCAAGCAAACAATTGGTCAACCAACGTGACTTAGCCCTTGCTTACTCGCCTGGCGTTGCCGCACCATGTCTTGAGATTGAACGTGATCCTTCAACAGCTGCACTTTATACCGCACGCGGTAACCTGGTTGCAGTGGTCAGTAACGGTACAGCAGTTCTTGGTTTGGGTAATATTGGCCCACTGGCGTCTAAACCAGTCATGGAAGGTAAAGGCGTACTGTTCAAAAAATTTGCGGGTGTTGATGTATTCGATATCGAAATTGCTGAAAATGATCCAGACAAGATTGTTGATATTGTCGCTTCTCTAGAACCCACTTTTGGCGGGATCAACCTGGAAGACATCAAGGCTCCAGAATGTTTCTACATTGAACAGAAACTTCGTGAACGCATGAAAATTCCTGTGTTCCACGATGACCAACATGGTACTTCAATCATTGTAGGTTCTGCTCTTCTTAATGCTTTGCAATTAAACGGCAAAAAAATTGATGAAATCAAGATCATTGCTTCAGGTGCCGGCGCTGCTGCCCTGTCTTGCTTGAACTTGCTTTGTGCCCTTGGCGCGAAAAAAGAAAATATCATCGTTGCTGACTCACGTGGTTTATTGACAACTAAACGTGAAGGTCTGGACGAATCTAAAAAAGCATATGTACAAGACATTGATGCCTCTCAGATCGGTGACGTGATTGCAGGTGCAGATATGTTCCTGGGTCTTTCTGCAGCCGGTATTCTCACCAAAGAAATGGTGAAACTGATGGCCAGAGATCCAATTATCTTTGCCTTGGCGAACCCAGATCCAGAAATTCTACCTGAACATGCACACGAAGTTCGTGATGACGTCATCATGGCGACTGGCCGTTCTGACTATCCGAACCAGGTAAACAATGCACTGTGCTTCCCTTATATCTTCCGTGGTGCATTAGACGTTGGTGCCACCACCATTAATGAAGAAATGAAAATTGCCTGCGTACATGCAATTGCACGCATGGCACATGTAGAAGCAGATGCTGCATCTTATGGTGAAAAATCAGCTTCTTTCGGCCGTGATTACCTGATTCCTGGTCCACTGGATCAACGCCTGATTCTGGAAATTGCGCCTGCAGTTGCTCAAGCTGCAATGGATTCTGGCGTGGCAACTCGTCCAATTCAGGATTTCTCGGCATATCGTCAACGTCTGTCTGAGTTTGTTTACAACTCAGCCTTCATGATGAAACCAATCTTTGCACAAGCTAAAACAGATCCTAAACGTATCGCTTATGCAGAAGGTGAAGACCTGCGTGTACTTCGTGCTGCACAAATTGCAGTGGATGAAGGCTTGGCAAAACCGATTCTGGTAGGTCGTCCAGCAGTCATCGAAGCCAATATCAAGAAATTGGGCTTACGTCTTGAAGATGGTGTCAACATCACCATCGTGGATCAGGAAAAGAACCCAGATTACGAAAAATTTGCAGACGACTATTACAACCTGATGCAACGCAAAGGTGTAACGCCTGAATATGCACACCGTGAAGCGCGTCGCCGTTCTACCCTGATCGCTGCGATGCTGGTTCGTCATGGCATGGCGGACGGTATGTTATGTGGTACTTACTCAAGCTATGACATCCATCTGGACTTTGTCAGCAATGTCATCGGCAAACAGGATGGCCATAATACCTTCTTCACCTTAAACGCATTAATGCTTGAAGAGCGCAACCTGTTTATCGCGGATACCTACATCAACCGTAATCCAACGGCTGAACAGCTTGCTGAGATGACGATTCTGGCTGCTGAAGAAGTACGTCGTTTCGGTATTACTCCACGTGTTGCCCTACTTTCTCACTCTAGCTTCGGTTCAGACCAGCACGATGCCAGCGCACAAAAAATGCGCCGTGTATATGAAATCCTTTCTGAAACTGCACCTGAGCTTGAAGTTGAAGGTGAAATGCATGGTGATGCAGCACTGGACGAAAATATCCGTCAGTTTGCATTCCCGAACTCTCGTTTCAAAGGTTCTGCAAACTTGCTGATCATGCCAAATCTGGATGCAGCCAATATTTCGTTTAACCTGTTAAAAGCAACTTCAGGTAATAACGTGACCATTGGTCCTATCCTGCTTGGTGCTGCGAAACCTGTTCATATCCTGACACCAACTGCAACGACTCGTCGCGTAGTGAATATGACAGCGTTAACTGTTGCTGAAATTCAGGAAGCAGAAAAAAACGCGCTTTAAGGAATGTACGCATCAGCGTAACTTCTTGACT from the Acinetobacter sp. YWS30-1 genome contains:
- a CDS encoding 16S rRNA (uracil(1498)-N(3))-methyltransferase codes for the protein MPRFFIEADLAVDTTVELTETVFHHWVKVLRAQVGEKATLFNGQGGEYEVELVEVSKKSAAVQVNSYNPTDRTPKFKALLGQVMSKGDRMDYAIQKAVELGVSEIQLLTSERCEMRLKYDRDQKKLDHWQGVAIAACEQCGMNIVPKILAPMSLEKWLETDLPHTKLVLAPNKEEIDVLANATLDIALLIGPEGGLSEAEILAANTQGFVNWCIGERVLRTETAPVVALSILNYTI
- a CDS encoding NADP-dependent malic enzyme, which gives rise to MDEQSLKQQALYYHEFPTPGKISVTPSKQLVNQRDLALAYSPGVAAPCLEIERDPSTAALYTARGNLVAVVSNGTAVLGLGNIGPLASKPVMEGKGVLFKKFAGVDVFDIEIAENDPDKIVDIVASLEPTFGGINLEDIKAPECFYIEQKLRERMKIPVFHDDQHGTSIIVGSALLNALQLNGKKIDEIKIIASGAGAAALSCLNLLCALGAKKENIIVADSRGLLTTKREGLDESKKAYVQDIDASQIGDVIAGADMFLGLSAAGILTKEMVKLMARDPIIFALANPDPEILPEHAHEVRDDVIMATGRSDYPNQVNNALCFPYIFRGALDVGATTINEEMKIACVHAIARMAHVEADAASYGEKSASFGRDYLIPGPLDQRLILEIAPAVAQAAMDSGVATRPIQDFSAYRQRLSEFVYNSAFMMKPIFAQAKTDPKRIAYAEGEDLRVLRAAQIAVDEGLAKPILVGRPAVIEANIKKLGLRLEDGVNITIVDQEKNPDYEKFADDYYNLMQRKGVTPEYAHREARRRSTLIAAMLVRHGMADGMLCGTYSSYDIHLDFVSNVIGKQDGHNTFFTLNALMLEERNLFIADTYINRNPTAEQLAEMTILAAEEVRRFGITPRVALLSHSSFGSDQHDASAQKMRRVYEILSETAPELEVEGEMHGDAALDENIRQFAFPNSRFKGSANLLIMPNLDAANISFNLLKATSGNNVTIGPILLGAAKPVHILTPTATTRRVVNMTALTVAEIQEAEKNAL
- a CDS encoding putative bifunctional diguanylate cyclase/phosphodiesterase, whose protein sequence is MIDNQEAYIKEHLHRAQIANTLRHSRYFLLSIMIICLYIFCVYHIQYSLSNSYFNLWFILTEITVSMCWLINTLYFKPEQYQLKNAHYWLQIQSLAVGCCIASGISLIYYYLPQANTNFDEIEALTLSALLLIVTQAFGLTYLTQKLSYFSLVFLPSLVPFLLFQFFHISGANPVFGLALNFAVIVILLCANSTYRIHTRTSRLYAENELLVNNAEQQVAWTDELCKQLQTEVNKSKDIELELQLSNQLLEQKVRERTYDIEQINIDLKNQQQNLELTHEIAGIRPWDWNIKDRSILLTNHKDEKVQRKSSEHHLQLQHMIHPDDLAAFKSNMKQHLRGKTERYEVTYRIQQAPGVWSWVHDVGRVISRDPETHRPLRMVGILRDIQQERSSQERLKLAASVIEQAAEGIFILNDELRYIEVNPYFENLSGFERNDILGKYLFDITASHKSQQRSIHSNIIKQVVKIGSFDGELSEKFLSGKEMPLWLHINAITDDEGRITHYIGIVSDLTERKLQEQRLSYLENYDTLTDLPNRFYYNYQLHQYLMTQKDSIKKMAVIRLNIDRFRPLNEYLSNNGGDELLRQVAQRLRLTNAEALFVAHLNGDDFAILYEISHIRPSVQEHCQRIAEAFQAPFHIFGQDYVITLSMGVAFYPDHGRQLDYLNNCAEQALSEAKNLGGNTIHFYSNENTALLEQGIFIERDLRKAIQNGELVVYYQPKINFNDQHIYGFEALVRWKHPEKGIIPPSLFIPLAEQTSLISEIGRLVIQQTAKQIREWNDLGFHNICVSVNIVAQQLRRGQLLDDLDQAISENQISGTSLELEITESSLIENSESVKNLLNQIKQRQINISLDDFGTGYSSLSYLADFPIDILKIDRSFVSKIGEHKQEAIVSAMVAMGKAMGMTVVAEGIETEEQLQYLRDLDCDIAQGYFFSKPLPELEATAYLEQNRVAETYIYQV
- the metF gene encoding methylenetetrahydrofolate reductase [NAD(P)H], with translation MSKQIPISFEFFPTKTDAGAEKLKTVHQELQLLNPEFFSVTYGAGGSTRERTLSTINDFNGKGTPVAPHLSCIGDDKARIAELLDLYKAQGINRIVALRGDLPSGQVGLGELPYAQDLVRFIREHSGDHFHIEVAAYPEMHPQADSFDKDIQHFVDKVNAGANAALTQFFFNPDAYFYFVDRIQKAGIDIPVAPGIMPITNASNLIRFADGTGAEIPRWIRKQLATYGDDTASIKAFGHEVVVKFCERLIAGGAPSLHFYTMNTTDPTRQLVKDLGLA